One Archocentrus centrarchus isolate MPI-CPG fArcCen1 chromosome 14, fArcCen1, whole genome shotgun sequence DNA window includes the following coding sequences:
- the LOC115791579 gene encoding ras and Rab interactor 3-like → MAQQEEPLYDFPEPTQPSERKLLHQRGQGSLKNISVLDRLLLTVPVWLQLSINPATALHILQREPPGTFLVRKSRTSQRNVLCVRLTDDSVPSFVQQFGIREEQGTLSLETSAISFPDVPKLISFYCVSRDVLPFPLELPEAIAKATSHKELESISHMGIEFWSSHLNVRGPREIPKPRKAEEKQPDVATSALPMSAPQTSSAAPSDSAPQSDSDNQFKSAPESDAAAQKPALRPTLFHEFCPITTRSPSELDCGSGLGALCFINPLFLQSQSTFSRRHIFKHSHKVRVSTETSTMLSPPIDPPPPPPLIPKSKGRCKAQKGGQETLQLSEGQAAQIYPPAKDAQPRPVMQNNPSDAQVQPPSAPPHIQLEMQEQQMEAGQSKGVKEEEAAAQHLPEDSDYMKPSAMISFSNCASLSPYMSPSVSPMPPALLPKMSPSLFLHDSPGVSPSLSPYHSPSLSPKVSTSLSPNDSPNLSPSHSPYHSPSLSPKVPYSHSPFTSQHSPLIEQASDTCSTPSTPDKLRTDGEAEKKEGAEMNENIDKNGETKDLYKKREEEENDLVLQMNAATVNDTESCSSFSSLEETAETQPHPLDKQADGTSI, encoded by the exons ATGGCACAGCAAGAAGAGCCTCTGTATGATTTCCCAGAGCCCACCCAACCATCGGAACGCAAGCTATTGCATCAGAGGGGACAGGGATCCCTGAAAAACATCAGCGTGCTGGACCGTCTCCTGCTTACAGTTCCTGTCTGGCTCCAGCTATCAATCAACCCTGCCACAGCACTGCACATACTGCAGAGGGAACCTCCTGGG ACTTTCCTGGTGCGAAAGTCTCGCACGTCCCAAAGAAATGTGCTCTGTGTGCGTTTGACGGATGACAGTGTGCCATCGTTTGTTCAGCAGTTTGGCATCAGGGAGGAGCAAGGCA CTCTGTCTCTGGAGACTTCAGCCATCAGCTTTCCAGATGTCCCCAAACTAATTTCCTTTTACTGTGTCAGCAG AGATGTGTTACCTTTCCCTTTGGAGCTTCCTGAAGCCATAGCAAAGGCAACATCGCACAAAGAGCTCGAGTCCATCTCACATATGGGAATAG AATTTTGGAGTTCCCATCTAAATGTCCGTGGGCCACGGGAGATACCTAAGCCCAGAAAAGCTGAGGAGAAGCAGCCAGATGTTGCAACGTCAGCCTTGCCCATGTCTGCACCACAGACGAgctctgcagctccatctgaCTCAGCGCCACAATCAGACTCAGACAACCAGTTCAAATCGGCACCTGAATCAGACGCTGCCGCCCAGAAACCGGCTTTAAGGCCCACCTTGTTCCACGAGTTTTGTCCAATCACGACTCGTAGTCCCTCAGAGCTGGATTGTGGCTCTGGCCTGGGTGCTCTCTGTTTCATCAACCCTCTTTTCTTGCAGTCTCAGAGCACTTTTTCCAGACGgcacatttttaaacacagcCACAAGGTTCGGGTTTCCACAGAGACTTCGACCATGCTGTCACCCCCGATTGATCCACCACCTCCGCCACCTTTGATACCAAAAAGCAAGGGGAGATGTAAAGCCCAGAAAGGGGGACAAGAAACACTTCAGCTGAGTGAAGGCCAAGCTGCTCAGATTTATCCTCCAGCTAAAGACGCCCAACCCCGGCCTGTAATGCAGAACAATCCCAGCGATGCTCAAGTGCAGCCTCCATCAGCACCTCCTCACATCCAGCTTGAAATGCAGGAGCAGCAGATGGAAGCAGGACAAAGTAAAGGAGTGAAAGAAGAGGAGGCTGCAGCTCAGCATCTCCCAGAAGACTCAGACTACATGAAACCCTCAGCAATGATCAGTTTCTCTAATTGTGCCTCACTCTCTCCTTACATGTCCCCATCAGTTTCTCCCATGCCACCTGCTCTTTTGCCCAAAATGTCTCCATCCCTGTTTCTTCATGACTCTCCTGGTGtgtctccctctctttcacCTTATCATTCCCCTTCTTTATCCCCCAAGGTTTCCACTTCTCTCTCTCCTAATGACTCACCCAACCTTTCTCCCTCCCATTCTCCTTATCACTCCCCATCTCTTTCTCCTAAGGTCCCCTACTCTCACTCTCCCTTCACTTCCCAGCACTCTCCACTGATAGAACAAGCCAGCGATACATGTTCTACTCCTTCAACACCAGATAAGCTGAGAACAGATGGTGAAGctgaaaaaaaggagggagcagaaatgaatgaaaatatagACAAAAATGGAGAGACTAAAGATCTGTACAAAAagagggaagaggaggaaaatgaCTTGGTGTTACAGATGAATGCTGCTACTGTAAATGACACGGAGAGCTGCAGTTCCTTCAGCAGTCTTGAAGAAACAGCGGAGACTCAACCTCACCCACTCGACAAACAGGCCGATGGTACAAGCATCTAG